One Methylomonas sp. LL1 DNA window includes the following coding sequences:
- a CDS encoding (2Fe-2S)-binding protein, which yields MNDVRPDKAEELVCYCSGTTRLQIQALIDDGVDDLDRISRITGACSGCGSCDTSILELLAEAKRTSAWYVF from the coding sequence ATGAATGATGTGAGGCCGGATAAGGCTGAAGAGCTAGTTTGCTATTGTAGCGGAACCACCCGACTGCAAATTCAAGCGCTTATCGATGATGGCGTCGACGATCTGGATCGAATTTCAAGGATTACTGGCGCATGCTCGGGTTGTGGTTCTTGTGACACATCGATATTGGAATTGCTGGCCGAGGCCAAGCGCACATCAGCTTGGTATGTCTTTTGA
- a CDS encoding right-handed parallel beta-helix repeat-containing protein — MNLKRLAFHHRAVIWGRRLKRSVIGITATTILLSSPSDSATWLVGAQHELKLPSQAAKLAGDGDIVLIAAGSYAGDVASWRQNRLVLRGMGGRPHLKAQGNAAEDKAIWVFKGQDIRVEDIEFSGTAVRALNGAGIRFEGTHLTVINCHFHHNQMGILTGANPASDILIDGSEFNDNSVDYRLYGKLGHNIYIGNIRRFTLRHSYVHDADTGHNVKSRAQQNYLLYNRIGDEHHASSYLVDFPDGGQAFVIGNQLRQSPQSENSTMLSFAGEHNQNQPLQTLYLVNNTFVDDRPTGIFVNNHATTTPAILINNLLIGHASRMEGLNQQQHNIASDKMQFYNPDQYDYRLSAGARAIDQGIELGLAVNGFNLAPEFQYRHPLGVEIRRRQGPIDVGAYEFDHGH; from the coding sequence ATGAACCTAAAACGCCTGGCATTTCACCATCGGGCTGTTATTTGGGGCCGCCGGTTGAAGCGTTCGGTAATCGGCATAACTGCCACAACCATCCTGCTATCCAGCCCCAGTGACTCTGCCACATGGCTGGTGGGTGCGCAACATGAACTAAAATTACCCAGCCAAGCCGCCAAACTGGCCGGCGACGGAGACATCGTACTGATTGCCGCCGGCAGCTATGCGGGTGACGTAGCCAGCTGGCGGCAAAATCGGCTGGTTTTGCGCGGCATGGGCGGACGCCCTCACCTTAAAGCCCAGGGCAATGCGGCCGAAGACAAGGCCATTTGGGTATTCAAAGGCCAGGACATCCGGGTCGAAGATATCGAATTTTCCGGCACGGCGGTTCGGGCTTTGAACGGCGCCGGCATTCGCTTCGAAGGCACCCATTTGACCGTGATTAACTGTCATTTCCACCATAACCAGATGGGCATTCTGACCGGCGCCAACCCGGCCAGCGACATCCTGATTGATGGCTCGGAATTTAACGACAACAGCGTGGACTACCGGCTTTACGGCAAACTAGGCCATAACATTTACATCGGCAACATCCGCCGCTTTACCCTGCGCCATTCCTATGTCCACGATGCCGACACCGGCCATAACGTCAAATCCCGCGCCCAACAAAACTACTTGCTCTACAACCGGATCGGCGACGAACATCACGCATCCAGTTATCTGGTGGACTTTCCCGATGGCGGACAAGCCTTTGTAATAGGCAACCAGTTGCGGCAGAGCCCCCAATCGGAGAATTCGACCATGCTGTCCTTCGCCGGCGAACACAATCAGAATCAGCCGCTACAGACATTGTATTTGGTTAATAACACCTTTGTGGATGATCGTCCCACCGGTATTTTCGTCAACAATCACGCCACCACTACCCCGGCGATACTGATTAATAACCTGTTGATAGGCCACGCCAGCCGCATGGAAGGCCTCAACCAACAGCAACACAACATTGCCTCCGACAAAATGCAATTTTACAATCCGGATCAATATGACTACCGGCTATCGGCCGGCGCGCGGGCGATCGACCAAGGTATTGAACTGGGATTGGCAGTCAATGGTTTCAACCTAGCTCCCGAATTTCAGTATCGTCATCCCTTGGGCGTGGAAATACGCCGGCGCCAGGGGCCAATTGATGTCGGCGCCTATGAATTTGATCATGGCCATTAG
- a CDS encoding zinc ribbon-containing protein, producing MGENKLIKAYDDLMGHLYEAMDDTLHTVAEALDIAKEKTSALGGHTQEEINKIADYVMRDVEHVATSPSQQHDNNSLSEWLKFDIDLIENFALQAFMDIADKTKVKLAALEMEAKQYHPYKSGDITSPGTFTCDGCGKQIAFKSTSVIPECPACNGTAFTRC from the coding sequence ATGGGCGAAAACAAACTGATCAAAGCATACGACGACCTGATGGGACATCTGTATGAAGCAATGGACGACACCCTGCACACCGTTGCCGAGGCCCTGGACATTGCCAAGGAAAAAACCAGCGCGCTGGGAGGACACACTCAAGAAGAAATCAACAAAATCGCCGATTATGTGATGCGCGACGTCGAACATGTCGCCACTTCGCCATCGCAACAGCACGACAACAATTCCTTGTCTGAGTGGCTGAAATTCGACATCGACCTGATCGAGAACTTTGCCCTCCAAGCCTTCATGGACATCGCCGACAAGACCAAAGTCAAGCTGGCCGCGCTGGAAATGGAAGCCAAACAATACCATCCTTATAAAAGCGGCGACATAACCAGCCCCGGCACCTTTACCTGCGACGGTTGCGGCAAACAAATTGCCTTCAAATCGACCAGCGTGATTCCGGAATGCCCTGCCTGCAACGGCACCGCCTTTACACGCTGTTGA
- the mscL gene encoding large-conductance mechanosensitive channel protein MscL has protein sequence MGMLQEFKEFAMKGNVVDMAVGVIIGGAFGKIVSSLVADVIMPPIGVILGGVDFSDLAVTIQNASKNAAGVDMPAVVISYGKFIQTLIDFTIIAAAIFLIIKLLYSFKKKVEEAPAAPPEPSNEEKLLTEIRDLLKNNRAG, from the coding sequence ATGGGAATGCTGCAAGAATTCAAAGAATTTGCCATGAAAGGCAATGTCGTCGACATGGCTGTCGGTGTCATTATTGGCGGTGCCTTCGGTAAGATTGTGTCATCGCTGGTAGCCGATGTGATTATGCCTCCGATCGGTGTGATTTTGGGTGGTGTCGATTTTTCGGATTTGGCCGTCACAATCCAGAATGCATCGAAAAATGCCGCCGGGGTTGACATGCCGGCCGTGGTAATCAGCTATGGAAAATTTATTCAAACACTGATTGATTTTACGATCATAGCCGCGGCCATCTTTTTGATTATCAAATTATTGTATTCCTTCAAGAAAAAGGTTGAGGAAGCGCCGGCCGCTCCACCGGAGCCTAGCAACGAAGAAAAATTATTGACGGAAATTCGAGACTTGCTGAAAAATAATCGAGCAGGATAG
- a CDS encoding ParA family protein yields the protein MRRVIFNQKGGVGKSTITCNLAAISAVEGKKTLVIDLDVQGNSTQYLLGAKITDSDKTIAHFFKDSLGLELFGGGKEGLDSAIHETPFPNLYVLPSHPDLEGLQSRLESRHKIYKLKEALERLEGFDYIYIDTPPILNFYSLSALIAAEKCLIPFDCDTFAREALYTLMRSIAEVKADHNPNLEVEGVVVNQYQKQANLPRQLVDDLIAEGLPVLETKISTSVKVRESHTDAKPLVHYAPSHKLTEEYRALHVEIHK from the coding sequence ATGCGCAGGGTGATTTTCAATCAAAAAGGCGGCGTAGGCAAATCCACCATCACGTGCAATTTGGCGGCGATTAGCGCGGTGGAAGGCAAAAAAACCCTGGTAATCGACCTGGATGTACAAGGCAATTCCACCCAATATTTGCTCGGTGCAAAAATCACCGATTCCGACAAAACCATCGCCCATTTTTTTAAGGACAGCCTGGGACTGGAGTTATTCGGCGGCGGCAAGGAAGGCTTGGACAGCGCTATCCACGAAACGCCGTTTCCCAATCTGTATGTGCTACCCTCGCATCCCGATTTGGAAGGCCTGCAAAGCCGCCTGGAATCCCGGCATAAGATTTACAAACTGAAAGAGGCGCTGGAACGTTTGGAAGGCTTCGATTACATCTACATCGACACGCCACCCATCTTGAATTTTTACAGCCTGTCGGCCTTGATCGCGGCGGAAAAATGCTTGATTCCGTTCGACTGCGACACCTTCGCGCGCGAAGCCCTGTACACCTTGATGCGCTCGATCGCCGAGGTCAAGGCCGATCACAACCCCAATCTGGAAGTGGAAGGCGTGGTGGTCAATCAATATCAGAAACAGGCCAATCTGCCACGCCAACTGGTCGACGATTTAATTGCCGAAGGCTTGCCGGTACTGGAAACCAAAATCTCCACATCGGTAAAAGTCAGGGAATCGCACACCGACGCCAAGCCGCTGGTGCATTACGCGCCTTCGCACAAATTGACCGAAGAATACCGGGCCTTGCATGTGGAGATTCACAAATAA
- the grxD gene encoding Grx4 family monothiol glutaredoxin, whose translation MSVVERIQEQLASQPVVLYMKGTPDFPQCGFSSKVVQVLQACDASYRAINIFEEPELREALKEYSNWPTYPQLYIKAELVGGCDIVIDLFNKGELQTMLAAAQ comes from the coding sequence ATGAGCGTAGTCGAAAGAATTCAGGAACAACTTGCCAGTCAGCCGGTGGTTTTGTATATGAAGGGCACCCCTGATTTTCCGCAGTGCGGTTTTTCCAGCAAGGTCGTACAGGTGTTGCAAGCCTGTGATGCCAGTTACCGGGCGATCAATATCTTTGAAGAACCGGAGTTGCGCGAAGCCTTGAAGGAATATTCCAATTGGCCGACCTATCCGCAGCTATACATCAAGGCCGAATTGGTCGGTGGTTGCGATATCGTGATCGACTTGTTTAATAAAGGCGAACTGCAAACCATGCTCGCTGCGGCGCAATAA
- the mtaB gene encoding tRNA (N(6)-L-threonylcarbamoyladenosine(37)-C(2))-methylthiotransferase MtaB, protein MQIHLKTLGCRLNEAELETWAQAFQAQGHAITRNLSDAQLVIINSCAVTQDAVKKSKQMIRRIHRDNPQAKLVVSGCYATLNEEEAAQLMGVDLIVGNKDKNQLVEKTLAELNLDSMPAMSTEPGEVSLFSRGRQRAFVKVQDGCRYRCTFCIVTVARGEESSRPIQAVIDEINNLHSQGINEAIITGVHLGGYGSDIDSNLVELISEILDKTQIPRLRMGSLEPWELPDGFFELFKNPRLMPHLHLPLQSGSDSVLKRMARRCKTEEFSQIVDLARKTIPHFNITTDIIVGFPGETEQEWQESYDYIKAIGFGHIHIFSYSPREGTAAAAFPNPVSQEIKKQRSKQLHELAETMKQAFIAENIGTRVNVLWEGQTEKLDNGQMRYFGYTPNYLRVACDVTSGTELENRTLPAKLLRADSGFIAVDRID, encoded by the coding sequence ATGCAAATCCATTTAAAGACCCTGGGCTGCCGGCTGAACGAAGCAGAATTGGAAACCTGGGCGCAAGCCTTTCAGGCCCAAGGCCACGCTATCACCCGTAATTTGAGCGACGCGCAACTGGTGATCATCAATTCCTGCGCGGTGACCCAGGACGCGGTAAAAAAATCCAAGCAAATGATACGCCGCATCCACCGCGACAATCCGCAAGCCAAACTGGTGGTCAGCGGCTGTTACGCGACGCTGAATGAGGAAGAAGCCGCGCAATTGATGGGCGTGGACTTGATCGTCGGCAACAAGGACAAGAACCAATTGGTCGAAAAAACCCTGGCCGAGCTGAATCTGGACAGCATGCCGGCGATGTCGACTGAACCCGGCGAAGTCTCGCTGTTCAGCCGCGGCCGCCAACGCGCCTTCGTCAAAGTCCAGGACGGCTGCCGTTACCGTTGCACCTTCTGCATCGTCACCGTCGCTCGCGGCGAGGAAAGCAGCCGGCCTATTCAAGCTGTTATCGACGAAATCAACAATCTGCACAGCCAAGGCATCAACGAAGCCATCATCACCGGCGTGCATCTGGGCGGTTATGGCAGCGACATCGACAGCAATCTGGTCGAGCTGATTAGCGAAATTCTGGATAAAACCCAGATTCCACGCCTGCGCATGGGCTCCTTGGAACCTTGGGAATTGCCGGACGGTTTCTTCGAGTTATTCAAAAATCCACGATTGATGCCGCATCTGCATCTGCCCTTGCAAAGCGGTAGCGACAGCGTGTTGAAACGCATGGCCAGACGCTGCAAGACCGAAGAGTTCAGCCAGATCGTCGATCTAGCCCGAAAAACCATCCCGCATTTCAACATCACCACCGACATCATCGTCGGCTTTCCCGGCGAGACGGAACAGGAATGGCAGGAAAGTTATGACTACATCAAAGCTATAGGTTTCGGCCACATCCATATCTTCAGCTATTCGCCGCGCGAAGGCACCGCAGCGGCTGCATTTCCCAACCCAGTCAGCCAGGAAATCAAGAAACAGCGTAGCAAGCAATTGCATGAACTGGCGGAAACCATGAAGCAGGCATTTATCGCCGAAAACATCGGCACACGAGTCAATGTGCTATGGGAAGGTCAAACGGAAAAATTGGACAACGGCCAAATGCGCTATTTCGGCTATACCCCGAATTATTTGCGAGTGGCTTGCGATGTGACAAGCGGAACCGAACTGGAAAACCGGACGCTACCGGCCAAATTGCTTCGAGCCGATTCAGGGTTTATCGCCGTTGATCGGATAGACTAA
- a CDS encoding LPS-assembly lipoprotein LptE, with product MNKAYNILLILALSFSTACGYHLRGSIALPAALKNIYLFGVSSPLNTEMQTMLRASDGKIATSPNEAGIVIKVLKEEIRRRVLSIGQTGKSSEVEINYYLRFQFYDNKENPLLDEQTIELSREYFNDQTAVLAKENEEVLITKEIYRQAARMLMSRAQVAIESQKK from the coding sequence ATGAATAAGGCGTATAACATCCTTCTGATTCTGGCCTTAAGCTTTTCGACGGCTTGCGGCTACCATTTGCGTGGTTCGATTGCGTTGCCTGCCGCACTGAAGAATATTTATTTGTTCGGGGTTTCTTCGCCGCTGAATACTGAAATGCAAACCATGTTGAGAGCCTCGGACGGCAAAATTGCCACCTCGCCCAACGAGGCCGGTATCGTGATCAAGGTGTTGAAGGAAGAGATACGCCGGCGGGTGTTGTCGATAGGTCAAACCGGTAAGTCCAGCGAAGTGGAGATAAACTACTACTTGCGTTTTCAATTTTATGATAACAAGGAGAATCCGCTGCTGGACGAGCAAACCATAGAATTAAGCCGCGAGTACTTCAATGACCAGACTGCGGTTCTGGCGAAGGAAAACGAAGAAGTCTTGATTACTAAGGAAATTTATCGGCAAGCGGCCAGGATGTTGATGTCCAGGGCGCAGGTCGCGATTGAAAGTCAGAAAAAGTAG
- the leuS gene encoding leucine--tRNA ligase, whose product MEEHYKPQLIEQKVQADWEKSGVFTAREDTGKEKYYCLSMFPYPSGKLHMGHVRNYTIGDVISRFQRMQGKHVLQPMGWDAFGLPAENAAMQNKVHPADWTYSNIDYMREQLKRLGFGYDWSRELATCDPDYYRWEQWFFLRLLEKGLVYKKTAPVNWCPHDQTVLANEQVIDGCCWRCDTQVEKKEISQWFLKITAYADELLTSLDKLPGWPEQVRTMQANWIGRSEGVEMDFAVDGFDKAIRIYTTRPDTVMGVTYVAVAAEHPLALKAAETNAEIAAFIESCKLMETSEAAMETMEKRGIASGYTAIHPLTGESVPVWIANFVLMSYGTGAVMSVPAHDQRDYEFAKRYGIAIKEVIASADGADDSVAEKAFTDKGVLLNSGEFDGLNFKQAFDAIAAKLAGMGKGERKTNFRLRDWGVSRQRYWGAPIPVIYCDDCGTVPVPDDQLPVTLPRDVVLDGSQSPLAAHPTFPHTTCPKCGKPARRETDTFDTFMESSWYFARYASKDCGTAMLDQRANYWLPVDHYIGGIEHAILHLLYARFYTKLLRDEGLLVCDEPFKNLLTQGMVVAETFYQFDEHGHKRYYNLTQIDVERDAKGKIVGAKLLEDGSPVTVGAIEKMSKSKNNGVDPQLLIDKYGADTVRLYTMFTSPPDQSLEWNDAGVEGAFRFLRRLWRQVHLHVEAGLPMEALDKASCSDDQKALRRQLHQALQKVTDDMARRHTFNTAIAANMELVNALNKFEDDSANGRAVRQEVLEAIVLMLAPIIPHVSQQLWNELGHNDDIVVAAWPLVDESALLKDAIEMVVQVNGKLRGKLSVAANASKQDIEVLALADENVQRYIEGKPVKKLIVVPQKLVNIVV is encoded by the coding sequence ATGGAAGAGCATTACAAACCGCAGCTTATCGAGCAAAAGGTACAGGCCGACTGGGAAAAATCGGGTGTGTTTACCGCCCGCGAAGACACTGGTAAGGAAAAATACTACTGTCTGTCGATGTTTCCGTACCCCAGTGGCAAGCTGCACATGGGCCACGTCCGCAATTACACCATCGGCGACGTCATCAGCCGCTTCCAACGCATGCAAGGTAAGCACGTGTTGCAACCCATGGGCTGGGACGCCTTCGGCCTGCCGGCGGAAAACGCGGCGATGCAGAACAAGGTGCATCCGGCCGACTGGACCTATTCGAACATCGATTACATGCGCGAACAGCTCAAGCGCCTCGGCTTCGGTTACGACTGGAGCCGGGAACTGGCGACCTGCGACCCTGACTATTATCGTTGGGAGCAATGGTTTTTCCTGCGCTTGCTGGAAAAAGGTCTGGTTTACAAAAAAACCGCGCCGGTCAACTGGTGCCCGCACGACCAAACCGTACTGGCCAACGAACAGGTCATCGACGGTTGCTGCTGGCGCTGCGATACCCAGGTCGAGAAAAAAGAAATCTCGCAGTGGTTTTTGAAAATCACCGCTTATGCCGACGAGCTGCTGACTTCGCTGGACAAACTTCCCGGCTGGCCGGAACAGGTGCGCACCATGCAGGCCAACTGGATAGGCCGCTCCGAAGGCGTGGAGATGGACTTCGCCGTCGACGGTTTCGATAAGGCTATTCGTATTTACACCACTCGCCCCGACACCGTGATGGGCGTGACTTATGTCGCCGTCGCCGCCGAACATCCGCTGGCGTTGAAGGCTGCCGAAACCAATGCCGAGATAGCCGCCTTCATCGAATCCTGCAAGCTGATGGAAACTTCCGAAGCGGCGATGGAAACCATGGAAAAACGCGGCATCGCTTCCGGTTACACGGCCATCCATCCTCTGACCGGCGAATCGGTGCCGGTGTGGATCGCCAACTTCGTGTTGATGAGCTACGGTACCGGTGCGGTGATGTCGGTGCCGGCTCACGATCAGCGCGATTACGAATTTGCCAAGCGATACGGCATTGCCATCAAGGAAGTGATCGCTTCCGCCGATGGTGCCGATGACAGCGTTGCCGAGAAGGCCTTCACCGACAAAGGAGTGTTGCTTAACTCCGGCGAATTCGACGGTTTGAATTTCAAACAGGCTTTCGATGCCATTGCCGCCAAACTGGCAGGCATGGGTAAGGGCGAACGCAAAACCAACTTTAGATTGCGCGACTGGGGCGTGTCACGCCAGCGTTATTGGGGCGCGCCGATTCCGGTGATTTACTGCGACGATTGTGGCACCGTGCCGGTGCCGGACGATCAGTTGCCGGTGACTTTGCCTCGTGACGTGGTGCTGGATGGCTCGCAATCGCCGCTGGCGGCGCATCCGACTTTTCCGCACACGACCTGCCCGAAATGCGGCAAGCCGGCCCGGCGCGAGACCGATACTTTCGATACCTTCATGGAATCGTCCTGGTATTTTGCCCGCTACGCCAGCAAGGATTGTGGCACTGCCATGCTCGATCAACGTGCCAATTATTGGCTGCCGGTCGACCATTACATCGGCGGTATCGAACATGCGATTTTGCATTTGCTCTATGCGCGCTTCTATACCAAATTGCTGCGCGATGAAGGACTGTTGGTTTGCGACGAGCCGTTCAAAAACCTGCTGACCCAGGGCATGGTGGTGGCCGAGACTTTCTATCAATTCGATGAACACGGCCACAAGCGTTATTACAATTTGACTCAAATCGATGTCGAGCGCGACGCCAAGGGCAAGATCGTCGGGGCGAAGCTGCTGGAAGACGGCTCGCCGGTTACGGTGGGAGCGATCGAAAAAATGTCCAAATCCAAGAACAACGGTGTCGATCCGCAGCTGTTGATCGACAAGTACGGCGCCGACACCGTGCGTTTGTATACCATGTTCACTTCGCCGCCCGATCAATCCTTGGAATGGAACGATGCCGGCGTCGAAGGGGCATTCCGCTTCCTGCGGCGTTTGTGGCGGCAGGTACATCTGCATGTCGAAGCCGGTTTGCCGATGGAGGCCTTGGATAAGGCCTCGTGCAGCGACGATCAAAAAGCGCTACGCCGCCAGTTGCATCAGGCCTTGCAAAAAGTCACCGACGACATGGCTCGCCGTCATACTTTCAATACCGCAATCGCCGCCAACATGGAGCTGGTCAACGCCTTGAATAAGTTCGAGGATGACAGTGCCAATGGTCGGGCGGTGCGCCAGGAAGTGTTGGAAGCCATCGTCTTGATGCTGGCTCCGATTATTCCGCATGTTTCGCAACAATTGTGGAATGAATTGGGGCACAACGACGACATCGTCGTCGCGGCTTGGCCGCTGGTCGACGAGTCCGCCTTGCTGAAGGATGCGATCGAGATGGTGGTGCAGGTCAACGGCAAGTTGCGGGGCAAGTTGTCGGTGGCGGCGAATGCATCCAAGCAGGACATTGAGGTGCTGGCATTGGCCGACGAAAACGTGCAGCGCTATATCGAAGGCAAGCCGGTCAAGAAGCTGATCGTAGTGCCGCAAAAATTGGTGAATATCGTTGTTTAA
- a CDS encoding MlaA family lipoprotein: MQVRKTGLFAAVGVMALLSGCATVQTADPKDPWESWNRSMQSFNDGVDDYVMKPVAKGYQWITPDFVDQGVTNFFSNINDIGVCTNNALQGKFLLSGMDAARFLVNTTAGVAGLVDVGSMIDLPKHNEDFDQTLGVWGLPTGPYLVLPFFGPSSPRGLTGLIGDAAMNPLTYAGIYLNPEWIGAAVSIGGGAVKAIDTRADLLGMEKVATEGALDRYQFFRDAYLSNRNYLVNDGNVSEDDVLKFEELKDEGYGPINPNPY, translated from the coding sequence ATGCAAGTCAGGAAAACAGGTTTGTTCGCCGCTGTCGGCGTGATGGCTTTGTTGAGTGGGTGCGCAACAGTTCAAACGGCGGATCCCAAGGATCCTTGGGAAAGCTGGAACCGGAGTATGCAGTCGTTTAACGACGGCGTCGACGATTATGTGATGAAACCGGTCGCCAAGGGTTATCAATGGATCACGCCGGACTTTGTCGATCAAGGTGTGACAAACTTTTTTAGTAATATCAATGATATTGGCGTTTGTACCAATAATGCCTTGCAAGGTAAGTTTTTACTGTCCGGTATGGATGCCGCCCGCTTTTTGGTTAACACTACCGCTGGCGTGGCTGGGTTGGTCGATGTCGGTAGCATGATTGATCTGCCTAAGCACAATGAAGATTTCGACCAGACGCTGGGTGTTTGGGGCCTGCCGACCGGTCCTTATCTGGTACTGCCTTTTTTCGGGCCTAGTTCGCCGCGCGGGCTCACCGGGTTGATTGGCGATGCGGCCATGAATCCATTGACCTATGCGGGTATCTATCTGAATCCGGAATGGATAGGCGCGGCCGTATCGATAGGCGGCGGCGCTGTAAAAGCAATCGATACCCGAGCCGATTTGTTGGGAATGGAAAAGGTAGCGACCGAAGGAGCACTTGACCGTTATCAGTTTTTCCGGGATGCCTATCTTTCCAACCGTAACTATTTAGTCAATGACGGTAATGTGTCGGAAGACGATGTACTGAAATTTGAAGAACTGAAAGACGAAGGCTACGGCCCGATTAATCCCAATCCGTACTAA
- the holA gene encoding DNA polymerase III subunit delta, whose protein sequence is MRVKPDQLETTLKNGLQPVYLISGDEPLQLGEAADAIRFAARQADYSVREVIGIEQGNEWPQLALEADSLSIFAEKKLIDLRLPSAKPGAEGAKALIQYCQHLPAETILLITAGKLDSAAQKSQWFQAIDHAGTVVQVWPLQGQDLLNWLQRRAERKGMRLEPDAVKSLAARIEGNLLAAAQEIEKLYILHGQAKIGKALIEDAVADSARFDVFKLMDALLAGKLNRAVKILNGLKAEGIASAVVLWALSRETRVLLNIKAELKQGTHQEAVFKKYQIWDKRKQLVQDAIRRLTIAKLQSVLEASADADQQIKGQLSGDSWESLFLICLKFCQPAPAK, encoded by the coding sequence ATGCGTGTTAAGCCGGATCAACTGGAAACCACGCTAAAGAACGGATTACAGCCGGTTTATTTGATCAGCGGCGATGAACCCTTGCAACTGGGGGAAGCAGCGGACGCGATACGGTTCGCGGCAAGGCAAGCCGATTATTCGGTGCGCGAGGTCATCGGCATAGAGCAGGGAAATGAATGGCCGCAACTGGCGCTAGAAGCCGATTCCCTATCGATTTTTGCCGAAAAAAAGCTGATTGATCTGCGATTGCCTTCCGCCAAGCCGGGCGCTGAAGGCGCTAAGGCCTTGATCCAGTATTGCCAACATTTGCCGGCGGAAACCATTTTGTTAATCACGGCCGGCAAGCTGGATTCGGCGGCCCAAAAATCGCAGTGGTTTCAGGCTATCGATCATGCCGGTACTGTTGTGCAGGTTTGGCCCCTGCAGGGACAGGATTTGCTGAATTGGTTGCAACGCAGGGCCGAACGCAAGGGCATGCGACTGGAGCCGGATGCGGTTAAAAGTTTGGCGGCTCGAATAGAAGGCAATTTGTTAGCCGCCGCCCAAGAAATTGAAAAACTGTATATTCTTCATGGGCAAGCAAAAATAGGTAAGGCCCTAATTGAAGATGCCGTGGCCGATAGTGCCCGATTCGATGTGTTCAAGTTGATGGATGCCTTGCTGGCCGGCAAGCTTAATCGGGCCGTTAAAATTCTAAATGGCCTAAAAGCGGAAGGGATCGCGTCCGCGGTCGTGTTGTGGGCGCTGAGTCGCGAAACTAGAGTTTTGCTTAATATCAAGGCGGAGCTTAAGCAGGGGACTCATCAAGAGGCCGTGTTCAAAAAATATCAAATCTGGGATAAGCGCAAGCAATTAGTGCAAGATGCCATTCGGCGACTGACTATTGCTAAATTGCAATCCGTGCTCGAGGCTAGTGCCGATGCGGATCAACAAATCAAGGGTCAGTTAAGCGGCGATAGCTGGGAAAGTTTGTTTTTGATTTGTTTAAAGTTCTGTCAGCCTGCACCAGCCAAATAA
- the rnt gene encoding ribonuclease T, which produces MEIRHNPLGNRFRGYLPVIIDIETAGFNAKKNPLLEIAAIIVEQDDEGWLGITEKHHCNIIPFKNSELDQAALKFTGIDPYHPFRMAIDEKEALNQLFKPIKAAVKRNECKRAILVGHNPAFDINFLNAAIERTQNKRSPFHPFSSFDTATLGGLVFGQTVLAKIAEAAGLEWDNQRAHSALYDAEQTAELFCIIYNRWKKLLAFEAP; this is translated from the coding sequence ATGGAAATCCGCCATAATCCGCTCGGCAACCGCTTTAGGGGCTATTTACCCGTCATCATAGACATAGAAACCGCCGGCTTCAACGCCAAAAAGAATCCACTGCTGGAAATAGCCGCCATTATTGTTGAACAAGATGATGAAGGCTGGTTAGGCATTACCGAAAAGCACCACTGCAACATCATTCCTTTCAAAAATTCGGAACTCGATCAGGCGGCGTTAAAATTTACCGGCATCGACCCTTACCACCCATTCCGGATGGCGATCGATGAAAAGGAAGCCTTGAATCAACTGTTTAAACCTATCAAGGCAGCGGTCAAACGCAACGAATGCAAGAGGGCAATTTTAGTCGGCCACAATCCGGCATTTGATATAAATTTTCTGAATGCCGCCATCGAGCGTACCCAGAACAAACGCAGCCCGTTTCACCCCTTCAGCAGTTTCGATACCGCGACCTTGGGCGGACTGGTATTTGGTCAAACCGTGCTGGCCAAGATTGCCGAAGCCGCCGGACTGGAATGGGATAATCAGCGTGCCCACTCGGCGCTATATGACGCCGAACAGACCGCCGAATTATTTTGCATCATCTACAATCGTTGGAAGAAACTATTGGCCTTCGAAGCCCCATAA